In Mycobacterium sp. JS623, one genomic interval encodes:
- a CDS encoding amidohydrolase family protein gives MTHKAIDGLVNVHFGETEKQPTWMLKVRDDYFKGPESMFAPVDMSELLDEMDEQGVAKAILMDNVTKPSVTARKFVEAKPERFALAMGGINLLRPIPSLRELAAVASDLPVAYAVVGPSFWGDGQYPPSDAVYYPLYTKCAELELPLCINTGIPGPPIPGEVQNPIHLDRVCVRFPELKLCMIHGADPWWDIAIRLMIKYQNLRLMTSAWSPKRLPDSLLHYMRTRGSSKVMYASDWPVLKMRRVVPEALALDLPADVLDNYLYHNANEFFFGARQEN, from the coding sequence ATGACCCACAAAGCGATTGACGGCCTTGTCAACGTGCACTTCGGGGAAACCGAGAAGCAGCCCACCTGGATGCTCAAGGTGCGTGACGACTACTTCAAGGGGCCCGAGTCGATGTTCGCGCCCGTCGACATGTCCGAGCTGCTCGACGAGATGGATGAGCAGGGTGTCGCGAAAGCGATCCTGATGGACAACGTTACCAAGCCATCGGTGACCGCGCGCAAGTTCGTCGAAGCAAAGCCAGAGCGGTTCGCGCTGGCGATGGGCGGGATCAATCTGCTGCGGCCGATACCGTCACTGAGGGAACTGGCCGCGGTCGCCTCGGATCTGCCAGTGGCGTACGCCGTTGTCGGGCCGAGTTTCTGGGGCGACGGCCAATATCCACCCAGTGATGCCGTGTACTACCCGCTCTACACCAAGTGTGCGGAGCTCGAGCTGCCGCTGTGCATCAACACCGGCATTCCGGGGCCGCCGATACCGGGGGAAGTCCAGAACCCGATTCATCTCGACAGGGTGTGCGTGCGCTTCCCTGAGCTCAAGCTGTGCATGATCCATGGCGCCGACCCGTGGTGGGACATCGCCATCCGGCTGATGATCAAGTACCAGAACCTGCGGCTGATGACGTCGGCATGGTCGCCAAAGCGGCTGCCCGACAGCCTCTTGCACTACATGCGGACGCGCGGATCCAGCAAGGTGATGTATGCCTCGGACTGGCCGGTGCTCAAGATGCGCCGGGTCGTTCCCGAGGCGCTGGCGCTGGACCTGCCCGCCGACGTACTCGACAACTACCTCTACCACAATGCGAACGAATTCTTCTTCGGGGCCAGACAGGAGAACTGA
- a CDS encoding enoyl-CoA hydratase, with protein sequence MTATSDTDPVLYEVRATGVAVVTLNRPERMNGWGGGLASTFYEHLDDADADPDVRAIVVTGSGRAFCAGADMGSLNSISNATVDAVGDTDVTKLVGSHHPHHVMTMRKPVIAAINGACAGMGLTMALVCDVRFAAEGAKFTTSFARRGLIAEYGISWILPRVVGWGTAMDLLLSGRVFFADEAAKLGLVNEVVAPDELLPRAIGYAEDIADNCAPSSLAVIKQQVYADTMRDVFEASAVAEKLMHESMLRPDFIEGITSFFEKRPPNFPSLKEDTR encoded by the coding sequence GTGACTGCGACCAGCGACACCGATCCGGTCCTGTACGAGGTTCGCGCAACCGGCGTCGCGGTGGTGACCCTCAACCGGCCCGAGCGGATGAACGGCTGGGGCGGCGGTCTTGCCTCCACGTTCTACGAACACCTCGACGATGCGGACGCCGATCCCGACGTCCGGGCAATCGTCGTGACCGGCAGCGGCCGCGCCTTCTGCGCAGGCGCCGATATGGGCAGCCTGAACTCGATCAGCAATGCCACCGTCGACGCCGTGGGCGATACCGACGTCACCAAGCTCGTCGGCTCGCACCATCCTCACCACGTGATGACCATGCGCAAGCCCGTCATCGCCGCGATCAACGGGGCCTGCGCCGGCATGGGGCTGACGATGGCGTTGGTGTGCGACGTCCGGTTCGCCGCCGAGGGAGCCAAATTCACGACGTCGTTCGCGCGGCGCGGGCTGATCGCCGAATACGGCATTTCCTGGATCCTGCCGCGGGTCGTCGGGTGGGGCACCGCCATGGATCTGCTCCTGAGCGGACGCGTCTTTTTCGCCGACGAGGCGGCAAAACTCGGGCTCGTCAACGAGGTCGTGGCGCCGGACGAGCTGTTGCCACGAGCCATCGGCTACGCCGAGGACATCGCCGACAACTGTGCACCCAGTTCGCTGGCCGTAATCAAGCAACAGGTGTACGCAGACACCATGCGCGATGTTTTCGAAGCCAGTGCGGTAGCCGAGAAGCTGATGCACGAATCGATGCTTCGCCCCGACTTCATCGAGGGCATCACGAGCTTCTTCGAGAAGCGTCCGCCCAACTTCCCGTCTCTCAAGGAGGACACGCGATGA
- a CDS encoding NYN domain-containing protein, protein MRWIVDGMNVIGSRPDGWWRDRNHAMTALVHRLEQWATTEGADVTVVFEQPPSPPIDSSVITVAHAPEPAANSADDEIVRILRADHHPERIRVATSDRALSERVQAAGASVYPAERLRDLIDPRS, encoded by the coding sequence GTGCGCTGGATCGTCGACGGCATGAACGTGATCGGGTCTCGCCCCGACGGCTGGTGGCGTGACCGCAACCATGCGATGACGGCACTGGTCCACCGACTGGAGCAGTGGGCGACGACCGAGGGCGCCGACGTGACCGTGGTATTCGAGCAGCCGCCATCGCCACCGATCGATTCGTCGGTGATCACCGTGGCGCACGCACCCGAGCCGGCCGCGAACTCGGCCGACGATGAAATCGTGAGGATCCTGCGAGCCGACCACCATCCCGAGCGCATCCGCGTCGCAACGTCGGATCGTGCACTGTCCGAACGTGTTCAGGCGGCAGGCGCATCCGTCTATCCGGCGGAACGCCTGCGAGACCTCATCGACCCGCGTTCCTGA
- a CDS encoding dihydrodipicolinate synthase family protein has protein sequence MATANEAREWAHATLRGIGNSLYTPFCGTDGDDIDWDAYRTLVRYCVGELRHPMLWCTSGIAEFWSLTLDERKRLLEVAIEEGRTADPNVVVQACTAATAAKDCLELTQHAQQVGADIVYIQTPMMEAHGGEGVLNFFRYIAGRTDIALGMFNSPSSGYVLTPAESARICDEIPAVCATKEGAFRPASSRMLHEFAPDLVIWECDLTVYRAGWLRAGIVGPAQLGTAGYLYETPQQPIISEYWQLVWNDKLIEAMDFAEKSGLDQFGVDMRSWFTCYPGRRDYFTHWGGAFKYAASLLGLPIGDYPHSRPPQAVLPEDGKTQIRTAYQRFGLIA, from the coding sequence ATGGCGACTGCCAACGAAGCTCGCGAATGGGCCCACGCCACGCTGCGCGGAATCGGCAACAGCCTCTACACGCCGTTCTGTGGTACCGACGGCGACGACATCGACTGGGACGCATACCGGACACTGGTGCGCTACTGCGTCGGCGAACTGCGCCACCCGATGTTGTGGTGCACCAGCGGCATCGCCGAGTTCTGGTCACTCACTCTCGATGAGCGAAAGCGCTTGCTGGAGGTCGCGATTGAGGAAGGGCGCACTGCCGATCCCAATGTCGTCGTGCAGGCCTGCACCGCCGCGACAGCGGCCAAGGATTGCCTGGAGCTGACGCAACACGCCCAGCAGGTGGGTGCCGACATCGTCTACATCCAGACGCCGATGATGGAGGCGCACGGCGGCGAGGGCGTGCTGAACTTCTTCCGCTACATCGCTGGCCGCACCGACATCGCGCTGGGCATGTTCAATTCGCCGTCCTCGGGCTATGTGTTGACACCCGCTGAAAGCGCACGGATTTGCGACGAGATCCCGGCCGTCTGCGCCACCAAGGAGGGCGCGTTCCGGCCTGCCAGCAGTCGGATGCTGCACGAGTTCGCGCCCGATCTGGTGATCTGGGAGTGCGATCTGACCGTCTACCGCGCCGGCTGGCTGCGCGCAGGCATAGTCGGACCGGCACAACTCGGCACGGCCGGCTATCTGTACGAAACCCCGCAACAGCCAATAATTTCCGAGTATTGGCAGCTGGTGTGGAACGACAAGCTGATCGAGGCGATGGACTTCGCCGAGAAGTCTGGGCTCGACCAGTTCGGCGTCGACATGCGCTCGTGGTTCACCTGCTACCCCGGGCGGCGCGACTACTTCACGCATTGGGGCGGCGCTTTCAAGTACGCCGCGTCTCTACTTGGCCTGCCGATCGGGGACTACCCGCATTCGAGGCCCCCGCAGGCGGTGCTGCCCGAGGACGGAAAGACGCAGATCCGAACGGCGTATCAACGCTTCGGATTGATCGCCTGA
- a CDS encoding thiolase family protein, giving the protein MNDVAIIGVGLHPFGRFEGKSAMEMGVDAIFSALADAGVQWSDVQFATGGSWTVANPDAIVGMVGLTGIPFINVFNACATAASAAKACADGIRLGDYDIGIAVGLDKHPRGAFTEDPALVGVPSWYAENGQYLTTQFFGMKANRYLHDHGISQETLAKVAAKNFRNGALNPNAFRRKPISEDEILNSPMLNYPLTQYMFCAPDEGAAAVVMCRADIAHRYTSKPVYLRAVEVRTRRYGAYEVNTTFAPVTEDVAPTVHAAKAAFEKSGLAPEDIDVIQLQDTDAGAEIIHMAECGFCADGEQEKLLADGATEIHGAMPINTDGGLIANGEPIGASGLRQIHELVRQLRGEAGDRQVPGEPKVGFAQLYGAPGTAAATVVTL; this is encoded by the coding sequence ATGAACGACGTGGCCATCATCGGCGTGGGCCTGCACCCGTTCGGACGCTTCGAAGGCAAGTCCGCGATGGAGATGGGCGTCGACGCGATCTTTTCCGCCCTGGCGGACGCCGGTGTGCAGTGGAGTGACGTTCAGTTCGCCACCGGCGGCAGCTGGACGGTGGCCAACCCCGACGCGATCGTCGGCATGGTTGGCCTGACCGGCATCCCATTCATCAACGTGTTCAACGCGTGCGCCACCGCGGCCAGCGCAGCCAAGGCATGCGCCGACGGAATCCGGCTGGGCGACTATGACATCGGCATCGCTGTCGGCCTCGACAAGCATCCCCGCGGCGCCTTCACCGAAGACCCCGCGCTGGTCGGCGTGCCCAGCTGGTACGCCGAGAACGGGCAGTACCTCACCACCCAGTTCTTCGGCATGAAGGCCAACCGCTACCTGCACGACCACGGCATCTCGCAGGAGACTCTCGCCAAGGTCGCAGCCAAGAACTTCCGCAACGGGGCACTGAACCCAAATGCGTTCCGGCGCAAACCGATATCCGAGGACGAGATCCTCAACTCGCCGATGCTGAACTACCCGCTCACGCAGTACATGTTCTGCGCACCCGACGAAGGCGCTGCGGCAGTCGTCATGTGCCGCGCCGACATCGCACACCGCTACACCTCCAAACCGGTGTACCTGCGCGCCGTCGAGGTCCGCACCCGACGCTACGGCGCCTACGAGGTGAACACGACGTTCGCACCGGTTACCGAAGACGTGGCGCCGACTGTGCATGCGGCCAAGGCGGCATTCGAAAAGTCCGGTCTCGCACCGGAAGACATCGACGTGATCCAGTTGCAGGACACCGACGCCGGGGCTGAGATCATTCACATGGCTGAGTGCGGCTTCTGCGCCGACGGCGAGCAGGAGAAGCTGCTGGCCGACGGGGCCACCGAAATCCATGGCGCCATGCCGATCAACACCGACGGCGGGCTGATCGCCAACGGCGAGCCGATCGGCGCCTCGGGCCTGCGCCAGATCCACGAGCTGGTGCGCCAGCTGCGCGGCGAAGCAGGCGACCGCCAGGTGCCCGGCGAGCCCAAGGTCGGGTTCGCACAGTTGTACGGCGCACCTGGCACCGCCGCGGCGACGGTCGTGACGCTATGA
- a CDS encoding acyl-CoA dehydrogenase family protein, with the protein MDFSRVELSDDDQAFLEEARDFLRTHVTEDVIRRDRETGDNFNEGVHLALGAAGYLAKEWKPEAEGGFNRVRRRIWELEKRRAHVPWVTSGTTAMIARSVEKFGSPELKAEVMPGVFSGHIRLCLGYTEPEGGSDVATCKTRAVREADGSSWLINGSKMFTTGAHNCQYVFLITNTDPDAPKHKSLTMFLVPLDSPGIEIQGIRTVDGDRTNIVYYSDVRVDDKYRLGDVNGGWTVVREPLNVEHGAVEVAADGLQDVSIMMHQAGFMADAVDKAAAKVAQADPNGRRLVDDGSVAYRLGRSVARMEAALSATTIFGRVALAQTMRDISPDLMDLLGTAASLPVGTDGAADDGAAEYVYRFAPLVGIYGGTLEVFRNMIAQYVLGLGKPAYAPPDQKKAS; encoded by the coding sequence GTGGATTTCTCACGGGTTGAGCTGTCAGACGACGACCAGGCGTTCCTCGAAGAAGCGCGGGACTTCCTGCGTACCCATGTAACTGAGGACGTCATCCGCCGCGACCGCGAGACCGGCGACAACTTCAATGAAGGCGTGCACCTCGCGCTGGGTGCCGCCGGATATCTGGCGAAAGAGTGGAAGCCCGAAGCCGAAGGCGGCTTCAACCGTGTTCGCCGGCGGATCTGGGAACTGGAGAAGCGCCGCGCGCACGTGCCGTGGGTGACCTCGGGCACCACCGCGATGATCGCCCGGTCGGTGGAGAAGTTCGGCTCACCCGAGCTGAAGGCCGAGGTGATGCCGGGCGTGTTCAGCGGGCACATCCGGTTATGCCTCGGCTACACGGAACCCGAAGGTGGTTCCGACGTCGCGACCTGCAAGACCCGCGCGGTGCGGGAGGCGGATGGATCGAGCTGGTTGATTAATGGCTCCAAGATGTTCACCACCGGCGCGCACAACTGCCAGTACGTCTTCCTGATCACCAACACCGATCCCGACGCCCCGAAACACAAGAGCCTCACCATGTTCCTGGTGCCGCTCGATTCGCCAGGCATCGAGATCCAGGGCATCCGCACTGTCGATGGCGACCGCACCAACATCGTCTACTACAGCGACGTCCGGGTCGACGACAAATACCGGCTGGGCGACGTGAACGGCGGCTGGACCGTCGTGCGCGAACCTCTCAACGTTGAGCACGGCGCGGTGGAGGTCGCGGCGGACGGTTTGCAGGATGTGTCGATCATGATGCATCAGGCCGGTTTCATGGCCGACGCTGTCGACAAGGCTGCGGCAAAGGTCGCCCAAGCGGATCCCAACGGGCGCAGGCTAGTTGACGATGGATCAGTGGCGTATCGCCTCGGCCGCAGTGTAGCCCGGATGGAGGCCGCGCTGAGCGCCACGACGATCTTCGGGCGAGTGGCGTTGGCGCAGACGATGCGTGACATCTCCCCGGATCTGATGGACCTCCTCGGCACGGCAGCGTCGCTGCCGGTCGGCACGGACGGCGCGGCCGATGATGGCGCCGCGGAGTACGTCTACCGTTTCGCTCCGTTGGTCGGCATCTACGGCGGCACGCTGGAGGTGTTCCGCAACATGATCGCCCAGTACGTGCTCGGACTGGGCAAGCCGGCTTACGCGCCGCCGGACCAGAAGAAGGCCTCCTAG
- a CDS encoding acyl-CoA dehydrogenase family protein, with translation MDRYELRRIDYSLTGDRQALQAAYKDFFKTHCSIETVRAAEESGFDKSLWERLCAMGATTMALPESVGGDGATLVDLTLVAEEIGRSLAPVPWIDHVCAARLLARLDALEADIVNGKQLAAFDPQHDNVSGVRLIPAGSIADQIVVRDGEDIVRLSFGSRPAKVDNIGRLPMAWVDPTGADNQTVLASGAEALAEYQRALDEWRVLTAAALVGLVEETLTIAAEFAKNRYTLGVPISTLQGISHPLADIAITVQGGRNLARRAAWFLGNEPEERPELAPSAFVFMAEEASKAATMCVHVQGGLGVSAEAAATAYLVRARGWALAGGDPGVSAKYIAEIVAARESGSGKGA, from the coding sequence ATGGATCGTTACGAACTGCGCAGAATCGACTACAGCCTCACCGGGGACCGTCAGGCCCTGCAAGCGGCATACAAGGACTTCTTCAAGACCCACTGCTCGATCGAAACAGTGCGGGCCGCGGAGGAGTCAGGGTTTGACAAGAGCTTGTGGGAACGCCTGTGCGCCATGGGGGCGACGACGATGGCGCTACCGGAATCCGTTGGCGGAGACGGCGCGACGCTCGTCGACCTGACACTGGTGGCGGAGGAGATCGGGCGGTCACTGGCTCCTGTCCCGTGGATCGATCATGTCTGCGCGGCTCGGCTGCTCGCACGCCTGGATGCCCTGGAGGCCGACATCGTCAACGGCAAGCAGTTGGCCGCGTTCGACCCGCAACACGACAACGTCTCGGGCGTCAGGCTGATCCCGGCCGGCTCGATCGCCGATCAGATCGTCGTGCGCGACGGCGAAGACATCGTGCGGCTGTCCTTCGGGAGTCGGCCTGCGAAGGTCGACAACATCGGCCGGCTGCCGATGGCGTGGGTCGATCCGACGGGCGCCGACAACCAGACAGTACTCGCGAGCGGTGCCGAGGCGTTAGCGGAATACCAACGCGCGCTGGATGAATGGCGGGTGCTTACCGCTGCGGCGCTGGTGGGTTTGGTCGAGGAAACGCTGACGATTGCCGCGGAGTTCGCGAAGAACAGGTACACCCTCGGCGTGCCGATTTCGACGCTGCAGGGCATCTCGCACCCGCTGGCCGACATCGCGATCACCGTGCAGGGCGGCCGTAACCTCGCCCGCCGCGCGGCGTGGTTCCTGGGCAACGAGCCCGAGGAGCGGCCGGAGCTGGCGCCGTCGGCGTTCGTGTTCATGGCCGAGGAGGCATCCAAGGCCGCGACGATGTGTGTGCACGTGCAGGGCGGTTTGGGGGTTTCCGCGGAGGCGGCGGCAACGGCCTATCTGGTCCGCGCGCGCGGCTGGGCACTGGCAGGAGGCGACCCCGGAGTGAGTGCCAAATACATCGCGGAGATCGTCGCGGCCCGCGAAAGTGGTTCAGGAAAGGGCGCATAA
- a CDS encoding amidohydrolase family protein yields MTAERVAQRIAHPTLDYKAIDVDNHYYETLDSCTRHLPKEFKRRGVQMVQDGKRTLAVMAEKVNHFIPNPTFDPIIEPGCLDLLFRGEIPEGVDPASLMKVDRMADHPEYQNRDARVKVLDRQNLETVFMLPTFACGVEEALKHDVEATMATVRAFNLWLDEDWGFDRPDHRIIAAPIISLADPDKAVEEVEFVLDRGARMVLVRPAPVPGVVKPRSLGDPLHDPVWARLAEAGIPVGFHLSDSGYLAIAALWGGKATFEGFGKKDPLDQVLLDDRAIHDTMASMIVHQVFTRHPKLKVASIENGSYFVYRLIKRLKKAANTAPYHFKEDPVEQLRNNVWIAPYYEDDVKLLAETIGVDKILFGSDWPHGEGLADPMSFTADIPQFPEFSAEDTRKVMRDNALELLGVKVSA; encoded by the coding sequence ATGACAGCAGAGCGAGTAGCGCAGCGGATCGCGCATCCAACTCTGGACTACAAGGCGATCGACGTCGACAACCACTACTACGAGACGCTCGACTCCTGCACCCGGCATCTGCCCAAGGAATTCAAACGACGCGGCGTCCAGATGGTTCAGGACGGCAAGCGCACCTTGGCAGTGATGGCCGAGAAGGTCAACCACTTCATTCCCAACCCGACGTTCGACCCGATCATCGAACCCGGTTGCCTGGATCTGCTGTTCCGCGGTGAGATTCCCGAAGGCGTCGACCCCGCGTCGCTGATGAAGGTCGACCGAATGGCCGATCATCCCGAGTACCAGAACCGCGACGCGAGGGTGAAGGTCCTCGACCGTCAGAACCTCGAGACCGTGTTCATGCTGCCGACATTCGCGTGCGGCGTCGAAGAAGCGCTCAAGCACGACGTCGAGGCGACGATGGCCACGGTGCGCGCGTTCAACCTCTGGCTCGACGAAGACTGGGGTTTCGACCGTCCCGATCACCGGATCATCGCCGCGCCGATCATCTCGCTGGCTGACCCGGACAAGGCCGTCGAGGAAGTCGAATTCGTGCTCGATCGCGGCGCCAGGATGGTACTGGTGCGGCCAGCGCCGGTGCCGGGCGTGGTCAAGCCGCGGTCGTTGGGCGACCCGTTGCACGATCCCGTGTGGGCGCGGTTGGCGGAAGCGGGGATACCGGTGGGATTCCACCTGTCCGACAGCGGATATCTGGCGATCGCGGCGTTGTGGGGCGGCAAGGCGACGTTCGAGGGCTTCGGCAAGAAGGATCCGCTCGACCAGGTCCTGCTCGACGACCGCGCCATCCACGACACGATGGCCTCGATGATCGTGCATCAGGTCTTCACCCGGCATCCGAAGCTCAAGGTGGCCAGCATCGAAAACGGGTCCTACTTCGTCTACCGCTTGATCAAACGGCTGAAGAAGGCGGCCAACACCGCGCCATACCACTTCAAAGAGGACCCGGTCGAGCAGCTACGCAACAACGTCTGGATCGCACCGTATTACGAGGACGACGTGAAGCTGCTCGCCGAAACTATCGGTGTGGACAAAATCCTGTTCGGCTCCGACTGGCCCCACGGTGAGGGGCTCGCGGATCCAATGTCGTTTACCGCCGACATCCCGCAGTTCCCCGAGTTCAGCGCCGAGGATACCCGGAAAGTCATGCGGGACAACGCATTAGAGCTTCTTGGCGTCAAGGTCTCGGCATAG
- a CDS encoding acyl-CoA synthetase yields the protein MTEWTIGAVLDAIAETVPDRLMTVCGARRSTFGESADRTRKLANFLAGNGFGAHRERKDLQNWECGQDRVALIMHNDLYPDVVIGCLKARTVPANVNYNYTPREVVELLDYLRPRAVVYHRSLGPRFADVLPPASADLLISVDDGSDAAELSGAVTLEDALAQGDTDLVITPSPDDLLMVCTGGTTGRPKGVMWRQSDSYVVSMNGADHEAAGEIHDKVRHGGAPWFAVSPLMHAAGMWTAFAALLNGLPVVLYDRPKFDPPTVLATAEREKVGMMTMVGDAYAGPLVEELQRGGYDLSSMFAIGTGGAATNPKYQRALLELLPQITLINGYGSSETGNVGFGRSQRGDEKDTFELREGALVVSEDYSRFLGPGEDEIGYVARAGRIPLGYFDDPAATQKTFPVVEGQRVVISGDRGSLAADGTMRLFGRDSLVINTGGEKVFVEEVEEVLRAHPSVADALVVGRPSERWGQEVVALVALRDEVDHAALQELCASQLARFKAPKEFIIVEQVRRLGNGKADYRWAKSVATQKAPV from the coding sequence ATGACCGAGTGGACCATCGGCGCGGTTCTGGACGCCATAGCGGAGACGGTTCCCGACCGGCTGATGACCGTCTGCGGCGCGCGTCGCAGCACGTTCGGCGAATCGGCGGATCGAACCCGCAAGCTGGCGAACTTCCTGGCCGGCAACGGGTTTGGCGCCCATCGTGAGCGCAAAGACCTCCAGAACTGGGAATGCGGCCAGGATCGCGTCGCGCTGATCATGCACAACGATCTCTACCCCGACGTGGTGATCGGTTGCCTGAAGGCCCGTACCGTGCCCGCCAACGTGAATTACAACTACACGCCCCGCGAGGTCGTCGAACTCCTCGACTATCTGCGACCGCGGGCCGTGGTCTATCACCGCTCTTTGGGCCCTAGGTTCGCCGACGTGCTGCCCCCCGCGTCGGCCGACCTGCTGATTTCGGTGGACGACGGCAGTGACGCTGCAGAGCTATCCGGCGCAGTCACGCTGGAAGATGCTCTGGCCCAAGGTGATACCGACCTTGTCATCACGCCGTCTCCAGACGATCTGCTGATGGTCTGCACCGGCGGCACCACGGGGCGCCCCAAAGGTGTGATGTGGCGGCAGAGCGACAGCTACGTCGTGTCGATGAACGGCGCCGACCATGAAGCCGCCGGGGAGATACACGACAAGGTGCGCCACGGCGGGGCGCCGTGGTTCGCCGTCTCACCGCTGATGCACGCCGCCGGCATGTGGACCGCCTTCGCGGCCCTGCTCAACGGGTTGCCCGTCGTCCTGTATGACCGGCCGAAATTCGACCCGCCTACTGTGCTCGCGACAGCGGAGCGCGAAAAGGTCGGAATGATGACGATGGTCGGCGACGCCTACGCCGGGCCGCTAGTGGAGGAGCTGCAGCGGGGCGGTTACGACCTGTCGTCGATGTTCGCGATCGGCACCGGGGGAGCGGCGACGAATCCGAAATACCAACGCGCGCTGCTGGAATTGCTGCCACAGATCACGCTGATCAACGGATACGGGTCGTCGGAGACGGGGAACGTCGGCTTCGGCCGCAGTCAGCGCGGCGACGAGAAGGACACCTTCGAACTGCGCGAGGGTGCGCTGGTGGTGTCCGAGGACTACAGCCGGTTCCTGGGGCCCGGCGAGGACGAGATCGGTTATGTCGCACGCGCGGGCCGCATCCCGCTGGGCTACTTCGACGACCCTGCTGCCACTCAGAAGACTTTCCCCGTGGTCGAAGGACAGCGTGTGGTGATCTCAGGGGACCGGGGCTCGCTCGCCGCCGACGGCACCATGCGATTGTTCGGCCGCGACTCGCTGGTCATCAACACCGGCGGCGAAAAGGTGTTCGTCGAGGAGGTCGAAGAGGTCCTGCGTGCGCACCCGAGCGTCGCCGACGCATTGGTGGTCGGCCGACCGAGTGAGCGGTGGGGCCAGGAAGTCGTCGCTCTGGTGGCGCTTCGTGATGAGGTAGATCACGCAGCGTTGCAGGAACTCTGCGCATCGCAGCTGGCCCGGTTCAAGGCGCCCAAGGAGTTCATCATCGTCGAGCAAGTCAGGCGGCTCGGCAATGGCAAAGCCGACTATCGATGGGCGAAAAGCGTTGCGACACAGAAGGCTCCAGTATGA
- a CDS encoding class I SAM-dependent methyltransferase — translation MRDTWLSETRSSYDTDASGYAEKVRGLLGDKPYLRASLALFAELVRDVGGGPVADVGCGPGYVTRYLHDAGVDAFGIDLSPEMITIARQDHPDLRFEVGTMTDLALADNSVAGVVAFWSVIHVPDDAVPGVFEQFCRVLRPRCPLLVGFHVGDETKHTSDGYTGRSINVDSYHRPPSRVAGWLRDVGFTIEAELVLRPDEDVPGAVIFARSPG, via the coding sequence ATGCGTGACACCTGGCTGTCCGAAACCCGCTCCTCGTACGACACCGACGCCTCCGGATACGCCGAAAAGGTACGTGGGCTGCTTGGCGACAAGCCTTACCTGCGCGCAAGTCTGGCGTTGTTCGCAGAGTTGGTGCGCGACGTCGGAGGTGGGCCAGTCGCCGATGTCGGCTGCGGGCCGGGGTACGTCACGCGCTACCTCCATGACGCCGGAGTGGACGCATTCGGCATCGACCTTTCACCCGAGATGATCACAATCGCGCGGCAGGATCACCCCGACCTACGCTTCGAGGTCGGGACGATGACCGACCTCGCCCTCGCGGACAACTCCGTTGCCGGCGTCGTCGCGTTCTGGTCTGTGATCCACGTGCCCGACGACGCCGTGCCCGGTGTGTTCGAGCAGTTCTGCCGAGTGTTGCGTCCTCGGTGTCCGTTACTGGTCGGGTTTCATGTCGGTGACGAAACAAAACACACGTCAGACGGCTACACGGGACGCTCGATCAATGTCGACAGTTACCACCGGCCGCCGAGCAGAGTCGCGGGCTGGCTTCGTGACGTGGGCTTCACGATCGAGGCTGAACTGGTTCTGAGGCCAGACGAAGACGTCCCAGGAGCCGTCATCTTTGCGCGCAGCCCCGGCTGA